The Nocardioides salarius genome includes a region encoding these proteins:
- a CDS encoding deoxyribonuclease IV, which produces MSPQSQQIAIGAHVDQADPVGEARERGVPLVQMFLGDPQGYRGPEIQHPGGAAGLRDEAAEAGVELYVHAPYIVNVATTNNRIRIPSRKLLQQHMDAAAEIGAKGLIVHGGHVNKADDPSIGFDNWRKAVEATDVKVPLLIENTAGGDNAMTRYLERISGVWAAIEGTDGADMVGFCLDTCHAHAGGNALETVVADVLAITGRIDLVHANDSRDEFGSGADRHANFGAGRIDPDLLAAVVRDAGAPVVMETPGPAEAHVADAAWLRDRL; this is translated from the coding sequence ATGTCGCCGCAGTCCCAGCAGATCGCCATCGGTGCCCACGTCGACCAGGCCGACCCGGTCGGGGAGGCCCGTGAGCGCGGGGTGCCGCTGGTCCAGATGTTCCTCGGCGACCCGCAGGGCTACCGGGGCCCCGAGATCCAGCACCCCGGCGGCGCGGCCGGCCTGCGCGACGAGGCCGCGGAGGCGGGGGTCGAGCTCTACGTGCACGCGCCGTACATCGTGAACGTCGCCACCACCAACAACCGCATCCGGATCCCCAGCCGCAAGCTCCTGCAGCAGCACATGGACGCCGCGGCCGAGATCGGCGCGAAGGGCCTCATCGTGCACGGGGGCCACGTCAACAAGGCCGACGACCCGTCGATCGGCTTCGACAACTGGCGCAAGGCCGTCGAGGCGACCGACGTCAAGGTCCCGCTGCTGATCGAGAACACCGCCGGCGGGGACAACGCGATGACCCGCTACCTCGAGCGGATCTCCGGCGTGTGGGCCGCGATCGAGGGCACCGACGGTGCCGACATGGTCGGCTTCTGCCTCGACACCTGCCACGCCCACGCCGGCGGCAACGCCCTCGAGACCGTGGTCGCCGACGTGCTGGCCATCACCGGACGCATCGACCTGGTGCACGCCAACGACAGCCGCGACGAGTTCGGCTCGGGCGCCGACCGGCACGCCAACTTCGGCGCCGGGCGCATCGACCCCGACCTGCTGGCCGCCGTGGTGCGCGACGCCGGCGCGCCGGTCGTGATGGAGACCCCGGGCCCCGCCGAGGCGCACGTCGCCGACGCGGCCTGGCTCCGCGATCGGCTGTAA
- a CDS encoding lipid II:glycine glycyltransferase FemX encodes MTRSAPRAETSAPIRVREITPAEHLGFLETRESASFLQTPAWGRVKSEWRRESLGFFDGDELVGAALVLYRQLPRLKRYLAYVPEGPVIDWADDDLARWLRPLAAHCRGRGAFGVRMGPPVVTARWSAQQVKDGIADDAVRRLGDLAPLERDHVGARVLSQLASLGWRHQGVEGGFAAGQPQFVFQVPLVDADGAALDEDAVLKAMNQQWRRNIKKAAKAGVEVQSTSGVAEALEALEAFHELYVHTAERDHFTPRPLSYFRTMVEALAGEGEELGQPDRMRLHLARHEGDLVAATIAIRVGTHAWYSYGASSTEKRDVRGSNAAQWAMMRDALAAGAHVYDLRGITDTLDGDDSHVGLIQFKVGTGGQAVELAGEWDLPLNKVLYRAFSLYMARR; translated from the coding sequence GTGACCCGCAGCGCGCCCCGAGCCGAGACCTCCGCCCCGATCCGGGTGCGGGAGATCACGCCTGCCGAGCACCTGGGGTTCCTCGAGACCCGCGAGTCGGCCAGCTTCCTGCAGACCCCCGCCTGGGGCCGCGTGAAGTCGGAGTGGCGCCGCGAGTCCCTGGGCTTCTTCGACGGCGACGAGCTCGTCGGCGCGGCGCTGGTGCTCTACCGTCAGCTGCCCCGCCTCAAGCGCTACCTGGCCTACGTGCCCGAGGGCCCGGTCATCGACTGGGCCGACGACGACCTGGCCCGCTGGCTGCGGCCGCTGGCCGCCCACTGCCGTGGGCGCGGCGCCTTCGGGGTGCGAATGGGCCCGCCGGTGGTCACCGCCCGCTGGAGCGCCCAGCAGGTCAAGGACGGCATCGCCGACGACGCCGTACGCCGCCTCGGCGACCTGGCTCCCCTCGAGCGCGACCACGTCGGCGCGCGGGTGCTCTCCCAGCTCGCGTCGCTGGGCTGGCGCCACCAGGGCGTGGAGGGCGGCTTCGCCGCCGGGCAGCCGCAGTTCGTCTTCCAGGTGCCGCTCGTCGACGCCGACGGCGCCGCCCTCGACGAGGACGCCGTGCTCAAGGCGATGAACCAGCAGTGGCGCCGCAACATCAAGAAGGCCGCCAAGGCCGGCGTCGAGGTGCAGTCGACCTCGGGCGTGGCCGAGGCGCTGGAGGCGCTGGAGGCGTTCCACGAGCTCTACGTGCACACCGCGGAGCGTGACCACTTCACCCCGCGCCCGCTCTCCTACTTCCGCACCATGGTCGAGGCGCTGGCCGGCGAGGGCGAGGAGCTCGGGCAGCCCGACCGGATGCGCCTGCACCTGGCCCGCCACGAGGGCGACCTGGTCGCGGCCACCATCGCGATCCGCGTCGGCACCCACGCCTGGTACTCCTACGGGGCCTCCTCCACCGAGAAGCGCGACGTGCGCGGCTCCAACGCCGCGCAGTGGGCGATGATGCGCGACGCGCTCGCCGCCGGCGCCCACGTCTACGACCTGCGCGGCATCACCGACACCCTCGACGGCGACGACAGCCACGTCGGGCTGATCCAGTTCAAGGTCGGCACCGGCGGCCAGGCCGTCGAGCTGGCCGGCGAGTGGGACCTGCCCCTCAACAAGGTGCTCTACCGCGCCTTCAGCCTCTACATGGCACGCAGGTGA
- a CDS encoding serine/threonine-protein kinase, translated as MSHPRPPHPPPARPPARPPTSPPARLAGRYELADRIGLGAMGSVWRAWDHQAGRWVGAKLLDQGATRADAGMLLRFVREQSVRIAHPHVVAPTGWAAEDHLVVLTMDVVRGGSLDDLLAEHGPLPESYVRVLLAQLLRALAAVHEAGVVHRDVKPANLLLEPTGGARPHLRLGDFGVATLLHEPRLTRHPGAVGTDGYMAPEQRGGALPDPRQDLYAAGVVALQLLTGRPPAPQGPPAPPTPATPAPGDLGGLLAALTSPDPARRPPTALAALERLHRLGVPPGTPWDQEPRPPHVPDRLGEPAAPRSSSAGPPRTRTGLAALCLAGASTLCLVALGLLLVG; from the coding sequence GTGAGCCACCCCCGTCCGCCGCACCCCCCGCCGGCCCGGCCACCGGCGCGTCCGCCGACGAGCCCGCCGGCGCGCCTGGCCGGTCGCTACGAGCTCGCCGACCGCATCGGCCTGGGCGCGATGGGGTCGGTCTGGCGGGCCTGGGACCACCAGGCCGGGCGCTGGGTGGGCGCCAAGCTGCTCGACCAGGGCGCCACGCGCGCGGACGCCGGGATGCTGCTGCGCTTCGTGCGCGAGCAGTCGGTGCGCATCGCGCACCCCCACGTCGTCGCCCCCACCGGCTGGGCCGCCGAGGACCACCTGGTCGTCCTGACCATGGACGTGGTGCGCGGCGGCTCGCTCGACGACCTGCTCGCCGAGCACGGGCCGCTGCCCGAGAGCTACGTGCGGGTGCTCCTGGCCCAGCTGCTGCGCGCCCTGGCCGCCGTGCACGAGGCCGGTGTCGTGCACCGCGACGTCAAGCCGGCCAACCTCCTCCTCGAACCCACCGGCGGTGCCCGGCCGCACCTGCGCCTGGGTGACTTCGGCGTCGCCACCCTGCTCCACGAGCCCCGGCTGACCCGGCACCCCGGCGCGGTCGGCACCGACGGCTACATGGCCCCCGAGCAGCGCGGCGGCGCTCTCCCCGACCCGCGCCAGGACCTGTACGCCGCCGGCGTGGTCGCGCTGCAGCTCCTCACCGGCCGCCCGCCGGCTCCCCAGGGGCCACCGGCCCCGCCGACCCCGGCGACCCCGGCGCCGGGGGACCTCGGCGGGCTGCTCGCAGCGCTGACCAGCCCCGACCCGGCCCGCCGGCCTCCCACCGCCCTGGCCGCCCTGGAGCGCCTGCACCGGCTCGGCGTACCGCCGGGCACGCCCTGGGACCAGGAGCCCCGGCCCCCGCACGTGCCCGACCGGCTCGGCGAGCCCGCTGCGCCGCGGTCCTCCTCCGCCGGTCCGCCCCGCACCCGGACGGGGCTCGCGGCGCTGTGCCTGGCCGGCGCCTCGACGCTGTGCCTGGTGGCGCTGGGGCTGCTGCTGGTCGGCTGA
- the rpsF gene encoding 30S ribosomal protein S6 has product MRAYEVMVILDPSLEERTIQPSLEKYLNVITKDGGTVESVDVWGRRRLAYEVKKNAEGIYAVISLNAEPDTVKEFDRQLGLNEAILRTKVIRPDAH; this is encoded by the coding sequence ATGCGTGCCTACGAAGTGATGGTCATCCTCGACCCCAGCCTCGAAGAGCGGACGATTCAGCCGTCCCTCGAGAAGTACCTCAACGTGATCACCAAGGACGGTGGCACCGTCGAGTCCGTCGACGTCTGGGGACGTCGTCGCCTCGCGTACGAGGTGAAGAAGAACGCCGAGGGCATCTACGCCGTCATCTCGCTGAACGCCGAGCCCGACACGGTCAAGGAGTTCGACCGTCAGCTCGGCCTCAACGAGGCGATCCTGCGCACCAAGGTCATCCGGCCCGACGCGCACTGA